A DNA window from Thiothrix subterranea contains the following coding sequences:
- a CDS encoding trypsin-like peptidase domain-containing protein codes for MMNLPLGANLPLTGNRWTVALTFPHDIRHDLGLAVLPVNEAKQLVIPPQLAHANATEWASAKLNDAGTSYTLTLDTSVLSNPNITRLCVVLYRYGARGPVNVGSNVSVQMDDVFSHSIALGDMQASALIAAEFYQRAGQWKVRALAETSAYGLAALGRRMGMEVDESSPFNTPNNPERQPGNWTGTAFLVAPNVFMTNAHVADGASRIRLSSLQGNLDAEPIISDSTNDLALLRVASPSHLQPLPFRSSGVGLAQSITTLGYPLAGLMGSGIQVTQGVISGLFGAHNDIRLLQFTAPIQPGSSGSPLLDETGAVSGVVSSTFTHAQNMNFAIRHSLAIALMEAANIQYNLQSSAQTLSAAQMVTQTQNAIWRVECAS; via the coding sequence ATGATGAATTTACCCCTAGGAGCAAACCTGCCACTGACCGGCAACCGCTGGACAGTCGCCCTCACCTTTCCGCACGACATCCGCCACGATTTAGGGCTGGCCGTGTTGCCCGTGAATGAAGCCAAACAGTTAGTCATTCCCCCGCAATTAGCCCACGCCAACGCCACCGAATGGGCAAGCGCCAAGCTGAATGACGCAGGCACGAGCTACACCCTGACACTGGATACCAGCGTGTTATCCAATCCCAACATTACCCGTTTGTGCGTAGTGCTGTACCGCTACGGCGCACGCGGGCCGGTGAATGTCGGCAGCAATGTCAGTGTGCAAATGGATGACGTTTTCAGCCACAGCATTGCACTGGGGGACATGCAAGCCTCCGCGCTGATTGCCGCCGAATTTTACCAGCGAGCGGGGCAATGGAAAGTACGTGCTCTGGCAGAAACTTCCGCCTACGGCCTTGCCGCCTTGGGGCGCAGAATGGGCATGGAGGTGGATGAAAGTTCACCCTTCAACACCCCAAACAACCCCGAGCGCCAACCCGGTAACTGGACAGGCACAGCCTTTCTGGTTGCCCCGAATGTCTTCATGACCAACGCGCATGTGGCAGACGGCGCAAGCCGCATTCGCCTGAGTTCGCTGCAAGGCAATCTCGATGCCGAACCCATTATCAGCGACAGCACCAACGATCTGGCCTTGTTGCGGGTAGCAAGCCCCAGTCATCTGCAACCGTTGCCGTTTCGCAGCAGCGGTGTTGGTTTGGCGCAAAGCATCACCACGCTGGGCTATCCGCTCGCAGGCTTGATGGGCAGCGGCATTCAAGTCACGCAAGGCGTTATTTCCGGCCTGTTTGGGGCGCACAACGACATTCGCTTACTGCAATTCACTGCCCCCATTCAACCCGGTTCCAGCGGTAGCCCCTTGCTGGATGAAACGGGCGCAGTGTCCGGCGTGGTATCGTCCACCTTCACCCATGCGCAGAACATGAATTTTGCCATCCGTCACAGTTTGGCGATTGCATTAATGGAAGCGGCTAATATCCAATACAACCTACAAAGCAGTGCGCAAACGCTGTCAGCCGCACAAATGGTGACGCAAACCCAAAACGCCATCTGGCGTGTAGAATGCGCCAGCTAA
- a CDS encoding phosphoribosyltransferase domain-containing protein: MQINVALEQGTLNLTIESGTHSPDELFGFAQRRNPKRAFLFVSKVLGRHIPVSPAVMRNATDTLAAQIPADLPGPVVVIGMAETAIAMGAGVQQALSRSRDDTLYLCTTRHPLDLPILVEFREEHSHATQQVLHLPQHAADVELLRTARTLVLVDDEASTGKTFANLLEALQCAGLDQFEHIVAATLTDWSGGAAAERLGERAIAVSLLSGHWNWQANDAPPPEMPQVDVLGTGEWHANPANDWGRLGVREHPTPEKKPLPNPPLIREGSKKDTATTSCPSPDKGRLGGVSFFNNITPGERILVLGTGEFVWPPFLLAEHLEQQGATVHFSATTRSPIALGHSIQHRYCLHDNYGQGIANFLYNVVPENYDRILLCSEPPAHLLDKELINVLNPTCVEFYP; the protein is encoded by the coding sequence ATGCAAATCAATGTCGCCCTCGAACAGGGTACGCTCAACCTGACCATCGAATCCGGCACACATTCGCCGGATGAACTCTTCGGCTTTGCGCAACGCCGCAACCCGAAACGCGCTTTTCTGTTTGTCTCCAAAGTGTTGGGCAGGCACATTCCGGTATCGCCAGCGGTCATGCGCAACGCCACGGATACCCTTGCCGCGCAAATCCCCGCTGACTTGCCGGGGCCAGTCGTCGTCATCGGCATGGCAGAAACCGCGATTGCTATGGGTGCGGGTGTACAACAAGCCCTCAGCCGCAGCCGCGACGACACGCTGTACCTTTGCACCACGCGCCACCCGCTGGACTTGCCGATTTTGGTCGAATTCCGCGAAGAACACAGCCACGCCACCCAACAAGTGCTGCACCTACCGCAACACGCCGCCGATGTCGAATTGCTACGCACGGCACGTACTTTAGTGTTGGTCGATGACGAAGCCTCCACCGGCAAAACCTTCGCCAATTTGCTGGAAGCGTTGCAATGTGCCGGACTGGATCAGTTTGAACACATCGTTGCCGCGACCCTCACCGACTGGTCGGGCGGTGCTGCCGCTGAACGGTTGGGAGAACGCGCTATTGCCGTTTCACTGCTATCTGGGCATTGGAACTGGCAAGCCAATGACGCGCCCCCGCCGGAAATGCCGCAAGTCGATGTTTTAGGCACGGGCGAATGGCACGCCAACCCTGCCAATGATTGGGGACGGTTGGGCGTGCGTGAGCATCCAACGCCAGAGAAGAAACCCCTCCCCAACCCTCCCCTTATCAGGGAAGGAAGCAAGAAAGACACCGCCACCACCTCTTGTCCCTCCCCTGATAAGGGGAGGCTAGGAGGGGTTTCTTTCTTCAACAACATCACCCCCGGCGAACGCATCCTAGTCCTCGGTACGGGCGAATTCGTCTGGCCACCCTTCTTACTCGCAGAACACCTAGAACAGCAAGGTGCAACCGTGCATTTCAGCGCGACCACCCGTTCACCGATTGCCTTGGGTCACAGCATTCAACACCGCTATTGCTTGCACGACAATTACGGGCAAGGCATTGCCAACTTCCTCTACAACGTCGTGCCTGAAAATTACGACCGCATCCTATTGTGCAGCGAACCACCCGCACATTTGCTGGATAAAGAGCTAATCAACGTCTTGAACCCCACCTGTGTGG